The Rhizobium leguminosarum region ACTGGCAGCAATGGGCGCAATCATCCCAGCCTTCACAAGGCCCGCGTCGGTGACCAAAAGCACCTTGCGCGCAGCGAAACGCGCAGCGATGATTTCACCTATTCGCTTAGCTCCGCCCCAAGCCATCTCCATGGATGGGACAGTTCGAAATTCGAATGGATTGATCGTCATTAACTCCTCCCTCATTGCCAGCCGTTTACGCGATGGCCGAGCACAGATATTTGATTTCCAAATAGTCATCGATTCCGTAACGGGAGCCTTCCCGTCCGAGGCCGGACTGCTTGACGCCGCCAAATGGCGCCACCTCGTTCGAGATCTGACCGGTATTGTGACCCACCATGCCGTATTCCAGCGCTTCGGCCACTCGCCATGTCCGGCGGATGTTTTCAGTATAAAAATAGGCAGCCAATCCGAATTCCGTGTCGTTGGCCATAGCGAGCGCCTCTTCCTCTGTCTCAAAGCGGAAGAGAGGCGCGAGTGGCCCGAAGGTTTCCTCGCGGGCGATCTTCATCGCCTGTGTCGCTCCTGTCAGGACAGTCGGTTCGAAGAATGTCCCGCCGAGGCTGTGTCGCTTGCCACCTACGACCACTTTCGCGCCCTTTGCGATCGCATCGCTAATATGGTCCTCGATCTTGGCGATGGCCTCAGCATCAATCAGCGGTCCAATTGTTACATCCACCTGCGTGCCTTCACCGACTTTCAGTGCAGAAACCTTCGCTGCAAGCTTTTCAGCGAAGACATCGTAAACACCCGACTGCACGTAGATACGGTTTGTGCAGACACAGGTCTGACCAGCATTTCGGTATTTCGAAGCGATGGCACCGTCGACGGCGGCATCGAGGTCGGCGTCGTCGAAAACGATGAAGGGTGCGTTGCCGCCGAGCTCCATGGACAGTTTCTTTATCGTCGGCGCAGACTGCGCCATGAGAATTCGCCCCACCTCGGTCGATCCGGTGAAAGACAGTTTTTTGACTATGTCGCTTTCCGTCAGCACCTTGCCGATCTCGCGTGATTTTCCTGTCACAATCTGGAAAACGCCGGCGGGAATACCCGCCTGTTCGGCTAGCACGCCGAGAGCCAGCGCCGTGAGGGGTGTCTGCTCAGCCGGCTTAGCCACCATGGTGCAACCGGCAGCCAGCGCAGGCGCCGCCTTGCGTGTGATCATTGCTGCCGGGAAGTTCCACGGCGTGATTGCGGCACAGACACCGATGGGCTGCTTGAAAACCAGGATGCGCTTGTCGGTGGTTGGTGCGGGTATGATGTCCCCATAGACCCTCTTTGCCTCCTCGGCAAACCATTCGATAAAGGAGGCGGCGTAAAGCATTTCCCCCCTGGCTTCGGACAGCGGCTTGCCCTGTTCAGCCGTCATCAGCGCGGCCAGATCGTCCGCGTTTTCTATTATCAGATAGAACCAGCGGAGCAGGATGGCCGCTCTTTCCTTCGCTGCAAGCGCGCTCCACGAACGGAATGCAACTTCGGCCGCTACGACCGCCTGCTCAACATCTGCCGCCTCCAGTGAAGGAACGGTGCCGACAATCTCCCCCGTCGCTGGGTTCTTGACGGCGATGCTGTTCTGAGAGCCGGCAACCCATTTGCCATCTATCAGGCATCGATCGCGCAGGAGTTCCATTTTTTTTAGATTGACCATAATCTCCTCCAAGCATACAGTTCATTTAAATGAACTAGTATCGTTATATTGAACTAGCCTGACAGGAGGTATTGGAAGTGTCAAGTACAAGACGCGCCGCAGTGGAAGACACTGCGATCGGCAAATCCGTCGATTCTGTTCCGGCTCTCAGGCGCGCGGTTTCGATCCTCGATCTTGTCACCAATTCTGGCGGCGCAATGTCGGCCGCCGACATCACACGGGCGATGTCGTTGCCGAAGAGTACGGCGCACGGGCTACTTGGTGTCATGGTAGAGCTTGGCCTGCTCGTTCGCAAACAGGATGGCACGTACCGCCTCGGCCCCCATCCTATGCGCTGGGCGCACGGCTTTCTGTCCGAGATGGACATCGTCTCGATTTTCCGAAATTATTTCGCTTCCGATACCACATTGTCGCCTTACACGGTCACATTGACAACTCTTGACCGTGACGAGGTCGTCTATATTGATTGCCGAAATTCCGACCAGCCCCTGGGCCATACTTTCCGGATCGGAATGCGTCTTCCTGCCACCTTTACCGCGACCGGCAAAATGCTGCTTTCCGAAATGCCGGAAGATAAGCTCGAGGCGCTGTTCAGCGCAAACTTTCCTCCGCCCATCACCTCCAGAAGCGTCAAAAATCTTGGCTTGCTAAGGCAGGAGCTGGCTGACATCCGTACGCGCGGTTTTTCGATCGATAACGGTCAGGTTCGCGAAGGGATGATTTGCATCGGCACCGCTGTGCGAGATCATACGCGATGCGCGGTTGCCGGCATTGCCATCAGCCTTCTGGAAAGCGAAACAACTCCGGCGCTTATCGAGTCACTCGGAGAGACGATGCGCAGATCAGCCGCCATTCTTTCTGAGCAATTGGGGCATAATAGCTCATCACGCTTCCGTGACGAAGGATAGCGTAGCATTTGGCGAGGGCGGAAATTCATTGCCGACCGAGGGAGGCCAGGTGGGGTTGGCTCCGTTTGGCAGCGCGTCTGTTCCTTGACCCCAACGCAGTCCCAGCCTCGAACCGAAGGCTGCGAAAATCTTCACCTGGGCTCACAATCAATCCGATGCACTATCGACGTTTGAACCGTCGGATGATCGATGTCGCGGTTTCCCACTTCAGTCGAGAATAGCTTAAGCAGGCTAACGAACATCTTCTCCATGTCGACTTGCTGATGAAAGCTTTGCCAGAACCGAGCTCTTGGGGAATTCACGAGAAGCCGTCCTCATATTCAGTGATTCTTCGTGCGCCTTACGGTTCTTTTTCGCTTTCGGAACAATTTGCGCCGCGGCTTGTACTCGCTTGTTGGCTGGACAGTTGTTCCAGCATCTTGACGCTGGTTGCAATTTTTACTATACACAGTATTGAACTAAGTTCAATATACTGAACTATGTTGCGCCACCGCAGCGTGAGAGGACGCTTCGGCCTACACCGCAAGGGCATGTGTCTTTGCATCAGATCCGGCAATTGCCGTAGAGGAGGAAATCTATGAAAAAGTCGTGGTCTCTGACCATTGCAGCGATCTTTCTGTCCGCCACCGCCCCCGCTGGCCTCTTGGCTCAGGAGTCAAAGCCTTTCACGATTGGTGTCGTGACGTTCCTGTCCGGCGCACCGGCCGGTCCCTTCGGCATACCCGCAAAGATTGCCGCCGAAGTCTTCGCCGAGCAGGTCAATGCCGGTGGCAAGCTCCCGGCGCCGTATGACAAGGTCGGCTTCGGCGGCCGTCCGATCGAACTCGTCGTCATCGACGAGGCCGGTGGCACCACCAAGCAGGTTTCCGAACTACGCAACCTCGTCGAACAGCAGGGCGTAGACATGATCGTAGGCTACACGTCCTCGGGCGATTGTCTTGCGGTCGCGCCTGTTGCCGAAGAACTGAAGACCATGACACTTCTCTTCGATTGCGGCACGCCGCGCATCTTCGAGGAAGCTGACTACGAATATGTATTCCGCCCCGTTGCAACCGCGACGATGGACAACGCCGGTGCCGCACTCTACGTCAACGAGACAGTCAAGAAATTCAACTCCTACGCCGGCATCAACCAGAACTACGCCTGGGGTCAGGACGCCTGGAACGACTTTGAGGGCACACTGAAGAGCCTTCGCCCCGAAGTGACGCTGACGACCTCGCAGATGCCGAAGCTCGGTGCCGGTCAGTACAATACCGAAATCTCCGCAATTCTCGGCAGCAAACCCGATATCATTCATTCGAGCTTCTGGGGTGGCGACCTTGAGGGTCTCGTGCTTCAGGGAGCGCCGCGCGACCTATTCAAGAACGCCACTGTCGTTCTGACGGCAGGCGAAACGGCGATTCATCGCCAGGCCAAACAAATCCCAGATGGCACCATCATCGGCGCCCGCGGTCCAAACGGCATCTTTGCACCGGAGAACGCCTATAACGACTGGTTCAAGACGACTTACAACGCCAAGTCCGCCACGCCCCCCAGCTATCCGTCCTACCACATGGTGCAGACGCTTTTTGCGGCGAAGTTCGCTTATGAGAAGGCACAGGGCGGCGACACCGCCAAGACGCCGACTACGGAGGAGATCGCCGCTGCTCTCAAGGGTGCCACCTTCCAGGGTCCCTCGGGCGAAGTGAAGATGTCGCTGGGCAAGGGCAACCAGGCTGTGCAGGAAATGGTCTATGGCCGCACCAAGACCGTCGATGGCAAGCTGACCTTCGTCGATGTGATCCGTTACGCTCCAGAAAGGGTGAACCCACCGGAAGGCATGACCAGCCATGAGTGGATCAAGAATAAGCTGAAGTGACTTGTTAACCGCGGCATCGCTTGCGCGGGTTCTCCCGGCGCGTTTGGCGACGCAATCCCTTTGAAGCGGTTTTCACTCGTCGCATGCCACGCTGGCACCGAAAGATGAATCCCGCCCCTCGTTTCGAAATGGTGTGTGGCATGAACGCGTTTCTAGGCGCTATTATTGACGGCATTCTGTATTCCGCATGGCTCTTCATCATCGCAGTCGGCCTGACGCTGATCTACGGCGTGATGAAGATCCTCAACATGGCCCATGGCACGTTTTATGCCATCGGCGCCTACATGTCGGTGACTCTGCTGGGTTGGTGGTTCGCCCAGGGCCTGCCGCCCGCTGGAAGCATTCCGGTCATGATTGTCGCGGCGCTGATCGCCGGTACGGTTGTCGGCCTCGTCGTCGAACGGGGCGTCCTGCGCTTCTTCGCGGGGCGCGATCCCGTCGTGCTGCTGCTGGTTACCTACGCGCTCTTCCTCATTCTGGAAGACGTGGTGAAGCTCATCTGGGGTGTCGATCCATGGATAGCCTCCGACCCGGTGTGGGCATTTGGCAACGTCTATCTCGGCCCCCTTGTCTATCCGACCTACAACCTCATTGTCGTCGTCGTGGCGATCGTCAGTGGTGGCCTCCTGACGTGGTTTCTGCAATTCACTGCCAAGGGGAAGATGCTGCGCGCCGTCATTCATGATCCGGAAGTATCGCAGGCGATGGGCATCAATGTCAGCCGGTGGAAAGTGTCAGCCTTTGTGGTCGGCTCGATCCTCGCCGCACTCGGCGGCGCCTTCACAGCGCCAACCATCTCCGTGGCGCCGGGCATGGGCGTCGAAATGGTCGTCATGATGTTTGCAGTGGTGGTGATCGGGGGGCTTGGATCGATTCCTGGCACCATTGTCGGTGCCCTAATCGTCGGCTTCGTCCGCTCTCTTGCGGTCCACTACTCGCCCGAAGTCGAAGTGTTCAGCATCTATGCAGCGATGGCTATCGTTCTCGCCATACGTCCGCAGGGGCTGTTTTCCGGTGTGGAGTTGCGCAAGATATGATGAATAAAGCCCAAACCTTTGTGCCGGTCGCCGTCGGCGCGGCACTTTTCCTTATCGTCGCAGCCTGGTGGCTACCCACCTGGAACTTCGTCATCTCGATCGGCCTTGCCAAGGGGCTAGCGGTACTCGGCCTTGTACTGATGATGCGCGCCGGGCTAGTCTCGTTCGGCCAAGGACTTTACTACGCGATCGGCGGCTATTCCGTCGGCCTGATGGTCAATCTCTGGAAAATCAACGAAGCGGTTCTCTTGCTCATCGCCCCGGTCGTCATCGCCGCGGCGACTGCAGCAGTCGCCGGTCTCCTTCTGTCGCGTTACCGCGACATCTTCTTCGCGATGCTGACGCTCGCCCTGTCGATGCTTCTCTACGGTCTTCTGGTGAAGTCGGTGGAACTTGGCGGCACGGACGGCTTTAACATCCGAGGCGTGACCTTGTTCGGCCTGCCGCTGAGCGGTACTGCGCGTTTCAACGGCCTCGTTATCCTCGTCCTGATCTGTTTCACAGCGGTGATAACCGTCTGGTACTTCGGCAAGACGGCGCTCGGTCGCCTGCTGCCTGGCATCAAGGATAACGAGATTCGCGTCGAGTATCTCGGCGCGTCTGCAAGCATGACGATCTATCTCTCCTACATCCTTGCGGCAATTCTAGCCGCCGTAGGTGGCTCCATGAGCGGCATTCTCGTCGCGCATGTGGATCCGGAAATGGCCTTCTGGGCAACCTCGGGCGAATTCGTGGTGATCGCGGTCCTTGCCGGTACCGGGAACATCTTCACGCCATTCATCGCCGCGCTCGCACTCGAATTTATCAGGACGTTCGCCTATCAGCATGCGCCCAACACTTGGCAGCTGGTACTTGGAGTCATCATCCTATCGATGATCCTGTTTCTGCCGACAGGCCTTGGCGGCATCCGTTTTGGTAAGCGCAAGGCAATCGTCGAGGCAGGAGAAAAACCATGAAGCCGATTATTGAAGCAAAAAGCCTCGTCAAGCGGTTCGGCGCGGTAACTGCCGCAAACGACGTGAATGTCGACATCATGTCTGGAACGATTTCGGGGCTGATCGGCACAAACGGCGCCGGCAAGACGACGTTTATCAATATGATTACGGGCTATCTGGGCCCGGACTCCGGTTCGATCCTGCTCGAGGGCCAGGAAATCGTCGGGCTTTCACCTCGTCAGATCACTCGGCGCGGCGTTGCCCGGTCCTTTCAGATTCCGCAATTGTTCAACTCGCTGACAGCGGTTGAGAACCTCATTTTTGCCTACAGCGCAACGGGTAGCGTTGGCGCCAAGGGCTTTTCGATTCTTTCCGATGACGAGCTCGCGACCCATGCTGACGAGACGCTCGCGGTGTTCGGACTTGGAGCGTTCCGCAACTCGATTGCCGGCACGATGCCTGAAGGCATCCGCAAGCTTCTCGACATTGCGATTGCCATGGTTGGCAAGCCGAAGGTTCTTTTCCTGGACGAGCCGACGAGCGGCGTCGCCAGCGAAGAAAAGTTCTCGGTCATGGACCGCATTATTGACGCGACCCGTGTCGCAGGCGTCAGCGTGCTCTTCGTCGAGCACGACATGGAGATCGTTCGCCGCTACTCCGACCGCGTGCTCGCTTTCTTCGAAGGCCGGGTGCTGATTGATGGACCTCCGGAAACGGTCCTCAGTGACCGACAAGTGCGCGAACTCATCATTGGTGAAGAACATCGCGTTCCCAAGGAGGACAACTATGCTTGAGGTGAAGTCAATCAACGTCTCGATCGGCGGGGTTCCTATTCTGCGTGACGTTTCCATGAAGGTCGAAGCCCGCTCGATGGTCGGAATCATCGGTCGCAATGGTGCCGGCAAGACCACGTTGATGCGTGCGATAATGGGGCTCTTGCCACTCCGGGCAGGTTCGATCCATTATGAGAAGAAGGACATCTCCCATGAGGCGCCGCATCTGCGCGTGCACCACCAGATGGGCTTCGCGCCGGAAGACCGGCGCCTTATTCCCGAACTGACTGTTGAGGAAAACCTGCTTATTCCGGCGTGGGCAGCTGGCGTCACAGATGCGCAGAAGCGGCTCGACGATGTCTATGCGCTCATTCCCGAGGCAGCGGACTTCCGCCATCGCCGCGCCCTGCAGCTTTCAGGCGGCCAGCAGAAACTCGTGGCCATCGGTCGTGCACGCATGACGGGCACCCAGCTGTTGATGCTGGACGAGCCCTTCGAAGGCGTCGCCCCCGCGCTTTCCAAGCGCATTTCCGAGGTCGTCGCATCCCTGCGGCCGCTTGGTCTTTCCATCCTTCTTTCCGGCGCCGATCTTCGGCACGCCGGTAGAGGACTCGATGTGGTTTATCGCATGGACCGTGGCCAGATCACTTCTATTTGACCGTCATTGGCAGCGCCTGTGCATCTCTGCTGCGCAGCTCACGGAAAATGGTTGAGCGATGTCGGTGCAGCTTCTCGGCGATCACGTCAACGCTGATCCCAGCCGTACGCCAGCGGGCAATCTTGCGGCGTTCATCGATATCGATCTGGGAGTAGGTGCGCTTCATGTCTCGTTCCTTGCAAGGATAAACCGTTGTTATCTATTGCAAGTCGCACTTCATCCTTGAACCCACCCCGGCTACAGACATTGTCAAAGCTGATTAGATGCGCGACGCTGTCAGCCGGTTAGAAACGCGACACTTGCGCTTCGGATTAGCCGCCGATCCGACCGGCTGGACCGGGTTGCAAGGGAGGAGCGGGGGCGGGTGAGGAACACCCTTCGGCTTTAGCTTTGAGACTATGAGTGCAGGCGATCATTCCGCGGCCTCCATGCGCGCCAGCGCCTTCTGCCTTTTTGCGATGACCTCCGGATCATTCATGAAGTCCGTCCGCCGGCCAGGCTTGCGGCCACGCTTCTGATAACCATTGCCCTGGCTGCCATCGGGAATACCGAACATATGATCCGTCTGGCCGGTGCGGCGAGGGCCGCTCTTACTGCGCTGCTGTTCCCGCCCAGCCTGCAGCTCGGCGACGACGGAAAGCATGTCGTCGAGACGCTTGTTCTCGACAACCTCTGCCCGGTGGACCGACCGCAATGTATCGAAGGTTCTGTAGGGCAGGGTGAAGCTCTCGTGCATGATCTCGAGGCGGCCGTCCGGGTAGTCGCAGACAACGACCTTCTTTCCCGCCAGCCCTCTGGCCCGCTCCGTCGGATCGAGAATGAACAAGACCTTGTCGTAACGGAGCGTCAGGGACTGCGACAGTGTGCGGACTTCCTTGCGGCACATGGCGCCATCGAGATTCTCATGCGCGGCAAGCGGCCGGTGCATGTCCTTCGGATTGCGTGGCGGTTTGCCAAAACGGGAATTGAAATCCGCAATGAATTCTGATGCATAGCCGTTGGCCGCCTCGATCGTATCGATGCCGCGAAGCCGCATCTCCTTGACCAGCCGGTCCTGCAGCGTCTGGTTGGCGCGTTCCACACGGCCCTTTGCCTGCGGAGTATTGGCGCAGATGATGTCGATGTTCAGCTCATAAAGCGCACGACCAAACTGCGTCAGGCCGCTCGTGCGGTCTTTCTCCGACGCATGGGTCGAACGAAAGACACCATGCTTGTCGCTGTAGAAGGCCAGAGGTTTACCCCATTGCTGCAGATAAGCCTTTGTCGCATGCAGGTAGTCGAACGTGTTCTCTGACCCAGCGAACCGCAGATGCAGCAACTTGCCGGTGGCGTCATCGATATAGACAAGCAGGGCGCATTTGGGACCACGGTTCTCAAACCACCAGTGATGCGATCCATCGATCTGCACGAGTTCGCCGAAACAGTCGCGCCGGCCGCGCGGCTGGAAAACCCGCTGCTTACGCTCACGCCGCGAGATCCAGATGCCGGCCTCGGTCATCCATTGCCGCAGCGTCTCCTTGGCGACCGAGATCTGATGCAGTTCCATCAGCTTCTCGCGCGCCAGCGTCGGACCGAAATCCAGATAGCGCTCCCGGATCAGATCCAGCGCCGCATTGCGAAACTCCTCGCTGTGGCGCCGGTTGCTCGGCTGTGATCGCTTCTTGGAAACAAGGCCGGCTGGACCATTCCGGTCATAAGCCTGCAGCAGCCGATGGACCTGACTTCGACTGAGGTCGAGCAGTTCGGCGGCCTGGACGACGCTCAGGCGCTCGTCACGAATCTTCTGGATAACTTCGAGGCGATGCAATTCTTTCTGCGACATGGTGATCATAAAGGACATGACGACTCCGACCGCTCATGGTCTCGACCAGGCTGAAGATCGTCATCCTTGCTCCCGACGTTGGCATTGACCAGTGCGTAGAGAGGCGAGACTGTCGCATCTCTAACTGGCCCAACTGTCGCATTACTAAATAGCCGCTACAAGACATTGTGGCGTAAGATACCTTATGGAACCGAGGCTGGAGCTGGAAGTTGCTTTTTCGCTGAGACCAGTTCACTAACGTCGGGACATTCATCTAATGACATTTCATATACCATCGTCCAAGCCGGACAGCACATGCCGAGGAAGCCGTGTTCCTAATGCGCCCTCTGCCATGCGGCTAGCCATGCTAAATTCCTTTGTGGACATTGCGAGTGCGTGAAAGCCCCGCCTGTTATGCTCGGATGCAGTATCCGAGAACACAACATCACCGAAATTGCGTTGAGGCCCCAAATCCCATGTCTTCGCCAACTGCCCGCGTACGCTTGGGTAGAGTGCTTCGTCTACGAAGATCTTCACGTTCGGCACGGTGCGTCCTTCACGCCGGGGTCAACACGAAATCGAATGGCGACCGCCACAGCGTGTCGGCCCCGTCGAGCCGCTCGAACGGCGCGATCAGCGTCTGTTTCACGCCGAAGACCGCATCGCTTTCCAGGTAGCCGTCGTCGCCGACGAACGTGTGCGTCACCAGCTTCTGAAAGCCCGGCGCGGTGACAAGGAAATGCATGTGCGCGGGGCGGTAGGGATGGCGACCCATGTGGCCGAGCATTTTGCCCACCGGCCCGTCGTTCGGGATCGGGTAAGACGTCGGCTTGATTCCGCGAAAGGCATACGCACCGTCTTCACCGGTGATGAAGCGGCCACGGTTGTTCCATTTCGGCTGGATGCCTGGTTGCTGCACGTCATAGAAGCCATCGGCATTGTCCGACCAGACATCGACGCAGGCCCCTTCGACGGGGTTGCCGTGAAGGTCGATCACCTTGCCTTCGAATAGACAGGGCTCGCCCTTCCCATCCAGAGAAACGTTCTCGCCCATCTCACGGATGGGGGCATTCTCGATATGAAAGGGTCCGAAGACGGTGTTCTCCGTCGCCCCTGCGGGACGGCGATTGTTGATGGCGTCGACCAACATGGAAAAGCCCAGCACGTCAGAAAGGAGGATGAATTCCTGGCGCTCGTCCGAGCAGATTTGTCCGGTCTTGGTCAGGAAATCGATGCCGATATCCCATTCCGCCTGGGTCAGGTGGATTTCCTTCGCAAAGGCGTGCAGGTGCTTGACCAGACAGGCCATTACCTCCGCCATGCGCGGCGAGACCTCGCCACCCAGGCGGGCGTTGACCGTTTCGACCGAGCTTTCTTCTGAGAAATAGTGGATCATGGTTCGGTCCTCCCTAACGTTCGTCAGTAAATGCTGCGGAAGCAAGGGTTGTTAGTCGAGCCCAATGCGGTTTGTAGCCGTCCTCCGGAACCCGCAGCGGGCAAAGTGTCTGCAAGCGACGCCAAGGCTGACACGATCAAGGTGGATCGTGACGTGGGCGCCAGAGCGCCTTCAGACCTTAGCGAATTGAGCCATGGACGACTCGAAGACGCGGCGAGCCATTTCATCGAGACCACGCTTCCTGTGGTCCGCCGACAGGACTTCGGTGCCATAGACGCCATCATAGCCCGCAGCCTTTACTGTGCGCAGGAAGGCCGGCACGTCCAGCTCCCCTTCGCCCGGAAGCATCCGGTGATGGATAGTGTCATCCCAGATGTTCTCAACAGGCGGCTCCCGCAAAGCATCATCGATCTCGATTGCCTTGATGAAGTGCGCCGGAATCGTGCTGATGTCGGAGTAAGGGATGTTCCCGCGCGCCATGTGCCAGATGTCAAGCAGCAGGCCGCCATTGTTCCGGTTCGCGACCTCCATGATGCCGACGCCGGCTTCGATCGTGCGGACGTTGGACCAGGGCATGATTTCCAGGACGACCTCAGTTCCCATGGCCACCGCCTGGTCGCAAAGCTTGCCGAACTCTTCCCCCATCAATTCGATGTTGGGTTCGCCTCCCTCAAAGCCGGGAAGCGCCTTGATGTCGCGCATGCCGAGTTCGTTCACCGCTTCGAAAATCTGGGTCCGCAGCAGGTCGGCTTTGGCACGCTCCTCGCCCGTCTTGTACCAGTCGACGACGGCCTCAATCTCGAGATACTTGATCCCGTTGGCCTCGATAATGCGGCGCATCTCGGCATAGCCGATCTGGTCCCTCGTCGCCGCCACGTCGTCAGGATGAAGGCCAAAGCCGACGAAACCGGCACGCGCGGCAGCTTCCACGCGATCCTTGAACGGGAACGGGCTGATTTCGGTGGGTCCAAAGGGGTGAACGTCGCCAGATAGGGCGAAATACGAAATTAGGAGTTCAACACCCGCGGCCATGATAGTCCCTTTCTTACACAGGCAAGGCTGGCAAACGCCAGCGTGATCGATCCGTCATACATCCTTGGCATCATTGGGAAAAAGCGGCGATCTTTGGAAACTGTGTTGCACCCCACGCAAAAAGCTCCTTGCCTCAACTCATCCACACCGCCTCGAAGTCATGGGTGCGGAAATGCTCGACCAGAAAATCAAGGAACAGCCTCGTGCGGGCAGGGAGAAACGCCTTCGTCGGAAAGGCCGCATTCATGGTCAATACGGGCAGGTGCCAGTCATCCAGAACGCGAACCAGACGCCCGGCCTCAAGGTCACTTTGAATGATGTAGGTTGGCTGCGCCAATATCCCGAGGCCCTTCAGGGCTGCTTCGCGGATTAATTGTCCGTCGTTTGCGTTAATGATGCCGTCGACCTCGACTTTCACGGACTCATCGTCTTTTTTGAAGCGCAGTTCGTTCCAGTTGTCGGCGAGTGTGTACAGGATAAGGTCGTGTTGATGCAGGTCGTTTGGATGTTGCGGGATGCCCTTCCGCTCCAGATATTCAGGAGAGGCCGCCAGCAATCGGCGACACCTTGCAAGCCTGCGGATGGTGATCGAGCTGTCAGCCTCTACCCGTCTCAATCGGATGGCCAGATCCAGTCCGTTTTCGATGATGTCATAGTACCGATTTGATGCGACGATCTCGACCAGAACGCTTGGGTATCGCTTCCGGAACAATTCGACCACGGGCATCAACTGAAGCAACGAGAAGGACAGCGACGCCCCGATGCGCAGGCGGCCCGTGGGAGCGTGCGCTCTCGATGCGACGCCCGCTTCGGCTTCATCCCAGCTGGCCATCAGTTCCTTGGCATCGGTGAAAAACTGTTCGCCTTCGCTCGTCAGGCTCAGTTTGCGCGTCGAGCGTTGCACCAGCCGGATACCGAGCCTTTGTTCGAGAGCCATAAGGTTTCGGCTCACGCTCGACACGGAAACACCGAGAACATCGGCGGCGCGCGTCATGCTGAGCTCGCTCGCCACCGTCACAAAAACCTCGATCTCGGCCCAGCGGTCGACTTTACTTCTGACACTCACTTTTTGCCTCCAGTGAAAAAGACTTTTGGCAAATCTACAGTTCATCGCGCAGAGAGCAAATGCGAACATGCATCGAACCAAACGTTTTCGAATGCTGGAAGAGATGGACCGAACTATGGATATGCGAAACGATGCTCGGGTGAAGCACATCGTAATGTGGAACCTTCTCGCCGATTCCGCGGGGAACAAGACCGCGTCCATCGAAGCCGTGAAAACGAAGTTCGAAGCGCTGCGGGGTATCGTACCGGGCCTTCTTCACGTCGAAGTGGGCGTCGATTTCAGCCGCGTGGACTATGCTTGCGACGTGGTGCTGTACACGGAATTCGAGAATGAAGAGGCGCTCGCCGCTTACGCGGAACACCCAGCGCATCTGAAAATCCGTGATGAACTCCAGGGGGTTCGGGTTCAGCGCTATCAGGTTGATTACACACCAAACGCGGGAGAGTGACGATGCACGTTGCCGTTCACTGTGTCGATTTTCCGGACGCCCTCGAGCGGCGCCTCGAAAACTATCCTGCGCACCGGGCACACCTTGCGGCGGGAAGCGTTAAGACCGTGATCTCCGGTCCTCTTCTCGCTCCCGACGGGACCACAATGATTGGTTCCTTGTTCGTCTTTGATGCTTCGAGCGTTGCAGAAGTCGAAGCCTTCAACAGGGCCGACCCTTTCAATCAGGCCAATGTCTGGAAGGAAATTTCCATCCATCCATTCAGCCT contains the following coding sequences:
- a CDS encoding Dabb family protein produces the protein MANLQFIAQRANANMHRTKRFRMLEEMDRTMDMRNDARVKHIVMWNLLADSAGNKTASIEAVKTKFEALRGIVPGLLHVEVGVDFSRVDYACDVVLYTEFENEEALAAYAEHPAHLKIRDELQGVRVQRYQVDYTPNAGE
- a CDS encoding YciI family protein → MHVAVHCVDFPDALERRLENYPAHRAHLAAGSVKTVISGPLLAPDGTTMIGSLFVFDASSVAEVEAFNRADPFNQANVWKEISIHPFSLRVDNRE